The Macaca mulatta isolate MMU2019108-1 chromosome 19, T2T-MMU8v2.0, whole genome shotgun sequence sequence ATTCACAGAGCCCAGCTCGCAGCGGTAGCTGCCTGCATCCTCTGGACCCACCATGGACTTGGTCAGGGTGGGCTCTTTCCCCTTGGACACCAAAGTCTCCGTATTGTTCCCCCAAACCTAGACCCAAGCTCAAGGGGTCACTGAGGCCTGAGGAATTCAGGGGTTGGGGGAGTACCGGGTTGAGAAGATCACAGGGCCTCAGTGTGGGAGGTGGGTGTCCAGGGTGTCACTGGTTGGGGCACGGGATCCCCAGTAGAGACCACACCTAATAGACCACCCGCCTGGGTCATGAGAATCGTGGGTGCAGGCCCACAGATCCAGTACACAAGTATTGTAGTCTAGGGAGTTCAAGGATTACAGAAGTTGAGGCCCTCACCCTGTAAAAGCTGTAATCAGTGAGGCCTTCAGAAGCCTGATGCCAGTTTAACTCACAGTCCAGGATCATATCTTCCATTTGAGGAACCTCCACATTGCGCTCTGGGGGTGGAGGAAGACCATGGGACACTCTTTCACGGTtctgtttgtttgggtttttttttttttttttttttttttgagatggaatcttgctctgtcgcccaggctggagtacagtggcctgatctcggctcactgcaacctccgcttcccgggttcaagcgattctcctgcctaagcctcctgaatatctgggactacaggcgcacgccaccatgcccggctgatttttgtatttttagtagagacggggtttcaccacattggctaagctggtctcgaactcctaacctcaggcgatctgtctgcctcagcctcccaaagtgctgggattacaggcatgagccactgcgcccggcctccttcaCGGTTCTTTACCCTCCCCTAATCCTCTTACATTTGTTGTGACCCcgtcttttctcttcttttctttctcgctcgctttttttttttttttttttttaagacgaagtctcattctgtcacccaggctggagtgcagtggcgccatcttggctcactgcaaccttcacctcccaaattcaaacaattctctgcctcagcctcccgagtagctgggattacaggtgcccaccaccatgtctgactactttttttgtatttttagtacaaaaacgatggtttcaccatcttggccaagctggtcttgaactcctgacctcgtgattcaccttcctcggcctcccaaagtgctgggattacaggtgtgagccagctcgcccggcctcttttttttttatttttttatttttttttttgagacggagtctcgctctgtcacccaggctgcagtgcagtggcgggatctcagctcactgcaagctccgcctcccgggttcacgccattctcctgcctcagcctcccgagtagctgggactacaggcgcccgccacctcgcccggctagttttttgtattttttagtagagacggggtttcaccgtgttagccaggatggtctcgatctcctgacgtcgtgatccacccgtctcggcctcccaaagtgctgggattacaggcttgagccaccgcgcccggacttttttttttttttttttttgacaaggtctcactcttttgcccgggctggagtgcagtggtatgatcgtagctcactgcagtctccaactcctgggtccaggcaatcctcctgcctcagccttccaagtatctgggactacaggaacacaccaccacacctggctgattttaaaatttttttgtagagatggggtctcgctatgctgcccaggctggtctcaaactcctggcttcccgatcctcccgtctcagcctctcaaagtgccgggattataggtgtgagccactgtacctggcctaaacCCTGCCTTTTCTTGTCTACTGCCCCCACACCCCCATCTAAGCTCTCTCTAGTCTGTCTCTCCTATCGCCCCACCCCACCTGCACCAGTTCCTCCTGCTGAGTACAGTTCTCTCACCCCCACAATCGTAGGACTTTCGACAAGCGTGAACCTCCTTTTTGCAGTTCTTGCACCAGATCAGAGTTTGCAACATCACACCTGGAGGGGCAGAGTCAAGGCTTGTATTTGCCCACTAAGGGGCATGGCTAAAAGGAGAGGTCAGGGCCAAGGGCTGGGGCCAGGTCATCTACGACATTCCTACATGGTCAGAGGAAGGGACAGGACCAGGACGCAGGTGGGTAGGAAGTGGACTCCAACAAGGCTCAGTAAGGAGTGTAAgtaaaggccgggcgtggtggcttactcctgtaatcccagcactttgggaggccgaggtgggcagatcacaaggtcaggagttcaagaccagcctgaccaacatggtgaaaccctgtctctactaaaaatacaaaaattagctgggtgtggtggtgggcacctgtaatcccagctactcagggaggctgaggcaggagaatagtttgaacctcggaggcggaggttgcagtgagccgtgattgcaccactgcactccagcctgggcgacagggtgagactgtcttaaaaaagaaaaaaaaaagagtgtaagtAGAATATGACCTGCTCCCCAAGAAATCCAAGGTGGAAAAAGAATAGTGGAGACCCAGGAACCTCTCCAAGGCGGAGAATGACAAAACCATCAGGATTCAAAAAGGCGAGTGGGGAAGCAGAATATGTAGAGGGCAGGATGAGGACTAGAGGGTTAACTTCTGTAATCCGGACTCACCACATTTGTTGGGACAATAAGCTgtgtcaaaagagaaaaaaaagagagagaaagagatgacaGAGTCAGATTTCTAAATGAAAGATGATGGAAGAGGAGGTTTGGGGAAGAGCTGGGCTTTGGGCTCTTGGGTTTGAGGGAGAAAAGACTTGGGTCTGAAGGAGGAGGCAGTTGGAGAAGCTGAGGAACTGGGCTTGGAGAAGTAAGGGGCTGGAGACAGGGACTCTTGGATAGTGGAAAGAGGAGCTGGGGGACACAGACTCCCATTTTCTCTCACCCTCTTTTTGGAATCGAGCAACATAGGTGGCAAAGGTTTCCTTTTGCAAGTGCAACATCCAAAATAGCTCCTTCACGAAGAGATCACCTGGGAAGACACAGGAACCCCCAGTCCCACGTGTGAGGTGCTGGAAGTTTACTTCTGCCTGCAGAGCTGGCAGTTTACTTCCTGGCCTTCTCAGGAAAGGGCACTAAAATTGACCGTCTAACGTAATGCCAGCCGCTAGGCTAAGCCATGCATattttgggggatgggggagggtcttactctgccacccaggctggagtgcagtggtgcaatcatggctcactgcagcctcaacctcctggactcaagcaatcctccggcctcaaccccccaggtagctaggactacaggcacacaccaccatgcccaggttatagatatgtgtatatatatatatatatattgtattttttgtagagacaaggtttcaccatgttggccaggctggtcttgaactactgagctcaagcaatctgtctgcctcagcctcccaaagtaccgggattatagacatgagctacCCACGCCCGGCCAGCAATACACATTTAAACTGAACAACTGAGGGAGCATTTTAGAGCCAAGGGAGCTTCCAAGTCCTTTGCTCAAGGGCAtacagctaggaagtggcagagcaggCATTTGAACCTAGGCAGTCTGGCCCCACAGCCTAGTATCTGACCAAGAGACCAGGCAGCACTAATGCTGGCTTCCCTGAGAGATTCTGGACCCCTACTCCCTTGGTGCATTTACCTTTTACATCACTGTCTGTGATGCGTTTCAGATCCTTCAGCAAACTCCAGGACCCCTTTTGCAGTGTGGCCTCGTCTGTCAAGAGAGATACAACCCCAGATTCCAGCCTTACTGTCTCATTGGCGCGCCTAACCTTAGAAACTACAATACCCATGAGGCCACTGGGCAAGGATAGGCCTGGTTAAGGACTCAGTCGCCCGTTGCCTTCTGGGAATTGTAGTTTTATTACGTAAAATCGCCGGATAAGGATAGGGAAAACAGTATGTACTAGCCCCAGGGAACTTCAGAATCTGCATCTCAGCCTTCTCCATTCCCGAATCCCGGAGACCTTGctgtcagcctcttcctccccctGGTCttatctccctccttccctttcccaggACCCAGGGGTCCGTGGTCCCCCCTGCCCTCACCAACGACCCCCATATAGGTATCCTCATTAAGCGACAGTTCCTGGAAATCCTTCACGGCTTTCTCTACCCTTTCCATCATGGCTTTGTGATGCTTCGCGTCCAGATGGCCAGGCAGATAATCTTTCTCCAGGGACTTTAGCGCCAGCACGACAGACGGGTCACACATAACACACTCCTCGGCAGGAAGCAAGCAACCGGCCAGCGCCGCACACAGGAGGGTAAAATGTGGCCCCATTGCAGCCGGCGCGCACAGTTCCCGAAGACCGTTAGGAAGGCTGCTCTCACCCCAAACCGAGAGCAGGAGAACGCTAAACGGAGAAAAGCCAAAATCCATCTTAAGAAATCCCACTGGGCTCCCTACCCATGGAGTCCCCAAACCGCGAAAAGAGGATCTTCAGGAAATCTCCAAATAAAGAGGACCTATGTCGTTCATCAAATGCCTCCGAAGTGTGAAACTGAGCCCCAACCCAGGGGACCCCAAATTTAGGGTTCTCACTGCATCCCAATTGAGAGATCAGAAAAACCGTTAAACAGGAAGCATTCGTAAGTCCCCAAACTCAGGACCTGGAATCTCCCAACCCCATGCGCCCCTTCCCAAAATCCCAAACTATGGAATTTTCCAAGTCCCCAGATTGACGTGATCCTGAACTCCAACCCTTAAGCGCAACCGTGAGGCACTCACCCGCCAGCCCCCAAAAACCTGTTGAACCTCAAGCTGAAGATTCAAAGCCCAAACCAATAAATCATCTAACACAGACCCAACCCGATATTGTCAAACTCGGAAGTCCTTCAAAACCAAAACACATTCCGAATTCCTAAACCTGGGGTCCGTACTAAGACTTAAGCAAGACTCCATAAGGTCCTCCAGACCCAGGGGGCCCTTGTTCACCCTTCCCCAAAACTAACGGGCTCCCAATTTGCGGGGCGCACCCTTCTGCTTAGAAAAAGGAGCCCTGGTGCATCCTGAACAGTGATGCACCCTAAAGAGCCGCTCCCCGACCTCGATTCCTGACTTGTGGCTTCTAACACTGGGGTTCGTTGAGGAGCCCGGTCCAGGTTCTGAGGGCTTTTAAAGAAGAACCCGGGGTCATGACCACCTACGCTAATTTTCCCAGGGCTAAAATCAAGGATTTTGTTGGGGACGAGGGTAAGGTTGGTTGCGTGAAATCGAGAGCTTTTCGATGGGGGTCTGAGTCACGGAGGATCCCCTCTCCTCAGGGAACTCCTGCAACCACCCGCTGCGAGCTTCTCACGTAGGGGCCCGAATTCCCTTATAGATATTCCTTGGGCGTTCCTTGGCCCCACCCAGAAGCCCAACTCTGTCTGATTGGACTGCAACAAAGGGAGGCCCCGCCTATCGCTCCATGACGTCACAGAGGCTGCAGCCTTTTTGGACTAGAACTTTCCCTGCATCTACCGAAGAGGAAGGCTCCTGACTGCTCTGGCTTCCAGAGTCAAGGACCGGACTCTAGCGTTCAGCTTTCTCCCCTCTCCTTGCCCCAGGACCCAGGCTTTGGGCTAGATCCGGCCCCCCAAGCCGCTGCCGCCCCTACCGCGGTCCTTGGAAACGGCTGTCGAGCTACGAAGTGGACATTTTAGCCATAAGACTACAATTCCCAAAATGTCCTGGGGCCTCTTTCTCTGTAGCTGATTAGCGCTGCCAACCCCATAGCTTTCCGGGAAATGTAGTTCAATGATAATCCGTTCGCTCCCTCCTCCGCCTCTTCTCTCCACGCGGAGGTCCCAGCGGGAGGAGAGGACTGGGGGCCAATACTGAGGGTCCAGAAGAGAGCAACTGGGGGCTCAGACGTTTGGGTCCTGGAAGGTCTGTCTCTCCTGTGTGACTGAAACAGGAAACCAGAAAAACAGGGACCACAACTCTCACAAGTCCAGCAACAAGGAGCTGTCAGATCTAAGTAGGGACAGTACTACCAATCACGAGTAATAAAAATcctcagggccgggcgcggtggctcacgcctgtaattccagcactttgagaggccaggtgggcggattgcctgcggtcaggagttcgagaccagcctggctaacatggtgaaacccctctttactaaaaataaaaaaattagctggacatggtggcacacatctgtagtcccagctactcgggaggctgaggcaggagaatcacttgaacccgagaggtggaggttgcagtgagctgagatcacaccactgcactccagcttgggtgactcggtcttcaaaaaaaaaaaaaaaaaagtcttcagaaGTACCCACCTTTTCCTCCActcccttacacacacacaaacacacacacacacatacacacacacacacacacacacacacacacacggcagcTCTGACTCCAAAAAAGCTGCAGAGACAGAGGTTGGTGCTGTAGACTTTTAATTCATACCTCCTGCTCTCTTACCTGCGGCAGCTGAGTTGGGAACAGTGCTGTAACTGTAACAATTGTACTGTAAGTGTAACTCCCTGATAAGCTTGGAGGCATGGGATCCTGGATGAGTAGATAGGGGATGTGATCAGAGTTGACTAAGTTTAAGATTTCTTCTTTCACCCTCCAAAAAAAAGCAAGGGACTCCTGAGATCTCGACAATCCTGTCCACCTTGGCCAGACCTCGTGCTCCTGCCTGGATTTGAGGCTGGGTCCAGTGTCTGCAGGCCTTTAGATCCTTTTATCTCAGACCTGCCCAAAGCCAGATGTAATGGTTCTGGGTGTTCAGGGGCAGACAATGGTTAGCAATGAGCACAGTGCTTGCCAGCTTGTCACAAAAACAGAGGGTGTGTTTATGCCTCCACACTTCCAGAAAACAGATCCCAGACCCCCAGCGGCCCACCTGCAGAGAAAGACCATCTTCCTTCATTGTGAGAGGAAACCTGAACTCAGACCCAACATATGCAACTCTGGCAGTTTATGAGCTTAAAAAAAAGTGTCCCTGGATCCCTGGAAAGTTCTGCTCCAGAAGCTGCACCATTTTAGCAGTGATCCCTCACCCCACTTTCACGTTTTAGCCTGTctgctcaaaacaaacaaaaaaaaagtctttgaggGGCTGGAGGGCTGGCtggacggagtcctgctctgctCACCAACTACCCCAGCTTCTCCAGAGACTGtgaacagagcaagacgctggcCAACTAGAGATGGTTTGTTTTCCATCTCGATTTTTCCAGCAATGGTGGGGCACTCGTTAGATGCTACAATTAGGTTGTACATTCATTAGATTCTTCACTTGGCCAGGTGTgctggttcacgtctgtaatcccagcattctgggaggccaaggtgggaggattgcttgagcccaggagttcaagaacagcctgggcaatatcacaagaccttgtctctacaaaaattttaaaaaattatccgggctgggcatggtggctcacgcctgtaatgccagcactgtgggaggccgaggcgggcagatcacgaggtcaggagattaagaccatcctggctaacacagtgaaaccccatctctactaaaaatacaaacaaaaattagctgggtgtggtggcagtcgcctgtagtcccagctactccagaggcggaggcagaatggcatgaactcgggaggcggagcttgcagtgagctgagatcgcgccactgcactctggcctgggctacagagagactccgtctcaaaaaatatatataaataaataaataaaaaataaaattatccgggccgggcactgtggctcatgccagtaatgccagcactttgggaggccgaggcaggtggatcacaaggtcaagagatcaagaccatcctggccaacataaaaatacaaaaattagctgggcatgatggcgtgtgcttgtagtcccagctactcaggaggctgaggcaggagattcgcttgaacccaggaggcggaggttgcagtgagccaagatcacgccactgcactccagcctgggcaacagggcgagacccaACAGGGCGaggccactccagcctgggcaacagggcgagaaaacaaaaactaaaaagattaTTCACCTTAGTTATCTAGATTTCCAGAACCCCATCCTGTCTCTAAGGGCCCTGCAGGGTTCTTTACAGGCATCAAATCTGGCCCTCTCTAGAAGAAGTCTCCCTCTAGAATCACTCCAGAAACACAGAAGGGGACTTGGTGAATGTTTGCTCTGGACAATCATATTTTCCTTCAGTCTTTGGAGGACCCAAGGGAGAAGTAACCCCTCTTCTAGAATAGACCAGAGGGAGAGTTTCCTATTCCTGGGGGCAGCCATCTGGAAGTACTGTAGATATGGGCTGGGAAGAGCAGTTGGGCACTGTGGCTTCTAGAACTGCCTGCCAGCCATCAGGAAAAGATGTTTTGCTAGTTCTAGAATGTTCGGACAGTTCCAGAAAGGTCCCCCTTCTCTCCAACTCTCCCAACTAGAATCGCTCTGGAAACGGGCACCCATTTGCTTCAGGAACACCACAGACTTCTCCAGAAGATGCCAGGCCTAGAGCCATGTACTGCTGGCTCTAGAAAGATCAGGCTATTTCAGAAAATCTCCCCGGCTCTCAAGGCTCAGCCAATGTCCAGAGTGGAGACAAGTCTGCATTAATGCCCACCCACTCGGGCAGGAAGGCAGCCTCTGGCTTAAAGATCTTCAGGAACTCAGAGTCTGGCAGGGTGAAGTTGGCCAGGTAGACAGTGTCTCCGCCAGCCAGGTAGGCAGCCCAGAAGCCGAAGGTGCCAATGGTCATAATGGTGTGGTTGCACTGTGTGAGCAGGGCAAAGTCTTTCCACGGTGTAGCCTCCTGTCCATCGCCAGCAAACGTCACGTCGCCCTGGGAGGTGTCGATGTTTTCTTTACACCACTCCATGCCGTTGCTGGTAACCACAAAAACCGGGGCTTCGTGCCGTGCCCGGAACCAGTCCATGGCCTGCCGGAGGTAGGCGCTGTCGCCCACCACACCCTTCCAGCGCTGAGGCATAACCTGCAGATAGTCCCCACGGCGCACGTGGACGCCCACAAAGGTGCGCGGGCGGTCCCCCGTGAGGCCCAGGCGGAGCTGACCCAGCACGCTCTGCGCCTCTTCCCGAAGGTGGTCGTGCAGGGTGAACTCCCTGCGGATCTGTTCCCGTAGATGGTGGAAGAAAGTCCAAGAGCAGGGGAAGCCAGAGAGCTTCAGGAAAGGATCCCTCAAGTCCGCATACTCCTCCGACATCCAGTCGTGAAGCTGCAGCTCCCGCCACGGTGTGCGGCTGTCCACTTCTGGGGCCAGCACGGGCAGGGTGATGCGGAATACCGGCGCCAGGGCGGCATGCATGGCAGGCAGGATGAAGGCCCGGCGGCCATTGAGCTGGGCCAGAGCCAGCAGCGTGGCATACTGTCCCATCTGATTACCAAACCGACCATCGGGATAGATAGTCCAGGTGCCGGAGAGGGAGGCAGAGTTCTGGGGACAGGAAGAGGAGGTGTTGGGGCCCACCGGGGTACCTGGCAGGCAGAAGATGGCCACCGGGGGTGTCACCAGGCGGCGATCTGGACACAGGATCGACAGGCGTAGGCCATGTGGAAAGCTGTCTTGGTGGATATGGAAGAAGAAGGAGAGCGCAGAGAGGACACAGACTAGCAGGAAGGCCAGGCAGAGCTGACGACGGCTCGGGGGCCACATGGCTGCAGGGGAGGAAAGGTGAATTAGCAAATACACAAAGACTAgggaggggaggctgaggagggatgTGGGGGAAGGGAGGTGCCTGGGGTGCAGCACTCCTTAGTCCCAGGGAAAGAGAAAGTCACAGGTTTAGACTCCTGGGGCTGAGGTAGAGAGCGCCGGAGTCCTAGGTTTGAGGGATGAGAGCCTTGGAATTTCGGGGCATGGGGATTGGAAAACAAGTGGTTTTCAAGATAGCCATGAtttggctgggcgccgtggctcacacctgtaattccagcatattgagaggctgagatgggaggattccttgagcctaggagttcaagatcagcctgggcaacagagcaagactccgcttttacaaaaaaaaattaaaattagcttggcatgggccgggaggggtggctcacacctgtaattgcggcactttgggacaccaaggcgggcggatcacctgaggtctggagtgggagaccagactgaccaacatggagaaaccctgtctctacttaaaatacaaaagtagccaggcgtggtggcgcatgtctgtaatcccagctactagggaggctgaggcatgagaatcgcttgaacccgggaggcgggggttgtggtgagccgagatcgtgccattacactcgagcctgggcaacaagagtgaaattccgttcccccccccccaaaaaaaatagcTTGGCATGGCGGCACGTGTCTGTGGTTTCAGGTACACCGGATGCTAAGGCGGGAGGACCCCCGGAGCTCACAATGAGCCGCGATAGCACCactgactgcactccagcttgggcgacagagagggaccctctcaaaaaaaaaaaaaaaaaaaaagcaaaacagatagCCATGGTCCAGGTTCCTGCACCTTTCCTGCAGGAATCTCGAGTCTCCCCTCCCGTAAGGTCCGCTGATACTGGACTCTTCCATCAGCCTGTTTCTCAGGAGTGGCTGTCTGTGAGGAACAAAATCCACCACAGAGGTGGTGATGGGAAGCGATAGTCAAAGTAAAACAAGAGAGGCTGGAGGGTCAGGAGCGGAAGCAGCATCTTGGTTCCTGGAGAAGTAATGGCTGGGGAGGCGGCGGAGAGTCTTAGGGCCTTAGGAAGACCTGGAGAAGAGGTTGGGGGTGCACCTCCTGGCTCTGAAGGAGTTGTTGCTGGGTCCCAGGCACCGGCAGTCCCCACTTACCCGAGCTGCTTGCAGGTGGCAGATCCACAGTCCGCTTTGCGTGGCCGGAGCGCGCCCTCTACAAAGGCAGGCCACATCCGGCCGCCCCTGGAACGCCAGGCGTCCGGCTCTTCGGCCTCGCAGCCCTCCCCTCCGCGCAGCCTGTCCGGACTGGCAGCGAGGgcttggggaggggaggaaggagggggcgCGGCCGGGAGTTTCTCAGCGTCCGCCTTCCCGGGCTGGGCAGATGGCTGGAAGGTGGAGGCCCGCCCCTCACTTGGCGCCGAGCCCCAGCGCCCCGGGCTAGGGCGATGGCCCCTGGACCCACCGCTCCCCAGATCGGGGATGTGGGGGACCGCGCCCTGCCCCTCCGCCCCGGCATTGACCTCCGTGAAGGCTTCACCCGGGGCAGCCTACCTGGCTTGCGAGCAGCCGCGGCATCATTGCGTGGACCCGGAGACGGAGCTCCCAGTTGCAATGCTCGAGCCGGGAGGTCCAATCCGCCGCCCTCTCCCTTCTGGTGCCAGGGCTTAGAGTCGGCCCCCGGCACCTGGGTGCGTCGAGCCTGGCCACGCCCCAGCGGCTGGGCAGGGCCCCCGCACCTGGTCCGGGCGAGTGGAGCGATCGTCCGCCCCCGGCCGCATCCTCCTGGGGAATGGAGAACCTGTTTGCCAGGCTGCCGCGGGAGCGCGCGAGGGCCTCCAGCCTGCAGGTGCCCCCCGCGCCCACCAGGGTCTCCGATCTCCCACCCACCCAACCCGCCGTCCACACTCAAATTCCAGAATCCCAGCTTCTAGTCACTCCTTTTGGGGAATTCTAGGGTCCCGTGCTAAACTGCTACTTTCCAGACCTGCATTGCACCGAGGCAACCATTCCAATGCTGGAGACCGGAGTGGAACAGGATCTGTTTCCCATGCCGTCAGCGGGGGCCGTGGCTGCGGGCGCCAGAAACAAAGGCCTCTGCCCGCTTGTCACCTAATGAAAGCATTTTCTCTGGTCCAAGGCCCACCTCCAGCATCGCCAACCCCAAGCAGGGCGGCTGATGTAGGGTCCAGCCTTACGGGGCTTTGAGGGTGTTCTTCCCCTGTGCGGAGACCAGAGattgtaagaaataaagacacaagacaaagagatagaaaacagTTGGGCCCCGGGGACCGCTACCACCAAGACGCGGAGAGCTGTAGTGGCCCTGAATGGCTGGGCGCGCTGGTATTTGTTGCATACAAGACAAGGGGGCAGAGTAAGGAGAGTGAGTCGTCCAGGTGATTGATAAGGTCAAGTCACATGATCACGGGACACGGGCTCTTCCCTTTTAGGTAGCTGAGGCAGAGAGGGAAGGCAGCATCAGCGTTTTCTTCTATGCACTTataagaaagatcaaagactttaagactttCATGATTTCTTCTACTGCTATCTACTACgaacttcaaagaggaaccaggagtacCGGAGGAACATGAAAGCGGACAAGGAGcatgaccactgaagcacagcaccacaggGAGACGTTTAAACCTCTGGATGACTGCGGCCAGGCCCGGATAATATCCAGCCTTCCACAAGGagctggtggagcagagtgttccctgactcctccaaggaaaggagaTTCCCTTTCACAGTCTGCTAAGTAACGGGGGTTCTTCCCAGACACTGGCCTTACCGCTTGATCAAGGAGCCCTCAAGCAGCCCTTATGCGGGCGTGACAGAAggctcacctcttgccttctaggtcacttctcacaatgtcccttcagcacctgacCCTATGCCCGCCGGTTATTTCTTGGTTATATTAATAATACAACAAAGAGTAATGGTAaaagctaatgattaataatgtttacaCTAATGATTGATAATGTCATGATCAcctctatatctaatttgtataatgactATTCTTATTctcactattttctttattatatggaaacagtttgtgccttcagtctcttgccttgGCACCTGGGTAATCCTCCACCCACAGACTGACTCTCACATTGAAGATACATCGATGTCAAGGACTCAGCAGTTTGACTTGATTCCCAGAAGTTTAACCATTATCTAGGATCCAGGCTCAGGACTCCCAGCACCCAGACCCTTCCAGTCACACCCAgcagtccagacccccagccgctcctccctcagacccaggagcccaggtTCCCCAGCCCATCCTCCCTCAGATCCAGGAGTCCAGGCTCCAGTCCCTCTttcctcagacccaggagtccaggaccccagcccctcctccctcagacccaggagtccaggcccccagcccctcctccctcagaccccggagtccaggcccccagcccctcctccctcagacccaggagtccaggttttccaggccctcctccctcagatccatgagtccagacccccagccctcctccctcagacccagaagTCTAAAaccccagccctcctccctcagacccaggagtccag is a genomic window containing:
- the IZUMO1 gene encoding izumo sperm-egg fusion protein 1 isoform X1, with the protein product MGPHFTLLCAALAGCLLPAEECVMCDPSVVLALKSLEKDYLPGHLDAKHHKAMMERVEKAVKDFQELSLNEDTYMGVVDEATLQKGSWSLLKDLKRITDSDVKGDLFVKELFWMLHLQKETFATYVARFQKEAYCPNKCGVMLQTLIWCKNCKKEVHACRKSYDCGERNVEVPQMEDMILDCELNWHQASEGLTDYSFYRVWGNNTETLVSKGKEPTLTKSMVGPEDAGSYRCELGSVNSSPATVINFRVTVLPKRVEEEKPSPNIVTPGEATTESSNTLQPLKPEKMLKGRLLGLLIWGSLALITGITFAIFCRRKVIDFIKSSLFGLGSGVAEQPQVPKEKATDSRHQ
- the IZUMO1 gene encoding izumo sperm-egg fusion protein 1 isoform X2, whose translation is MLHLQKETFATYVARFQKEAYCPNKCGVMLQTLIWCKNCKKEVHACRKSYDCGERNVEVPQMEDMILDCELNWHQASEGLTDYSFYRVWGNNTETLVSKGKEPTLTKSMVGPEDAGSYRCELGSVNSSPATVINFRVTVLPKRVEEEKPSPNIVTPGEATTESSNTLQPLKPEKMLKGRLLGLLIWGSLALITGITFAIFCRRKVIDFIKSSLFGLGSGVAEQPQVPKEKATDSRHQ
- the FUT1 gene encoding galactoside alpha-(1,2)-fucosyltransferase 1 isoform X1, with the translated sequence MWPPSRRQLCLAFLLVCVLSALSFFFHIHQDSFPHGLRLSILCPDRRLVTPPVAIFCLPGTPVGPNTSSSCPQNSASLSGTWTIYPDGRFGNQMGQYATLLALAQLNGRRAFILPAMHAALAPVFRITLPVLAPEVDSRTPWRELQLHDWMSEEYADLRDPFLKLSGFPCSWTFFHHLREQIRREFTLHDHLREEAQSVLGQLRLGLTGDRPRTFVGVHVRRGDYLQVMPQRWKGVVGDSAYLRQAMDWFRARHEAPVFVVTSNGMEWCKENIDTSQGDVTFAGDGQEATPWKDFALLTQCNHTIMTIGTFGFWAAYLAGGDTVYLANFTLPDSEFLKIFKPEAAFLPEWVGINADLSPLWTLAEP
- the FUT1 gene encoding galactoside alpha-(1,2)-fucosyltransferase 1 (The RefSeq protein has 3 substitutions compared to this genomic sequence), with product MWPPSRRQLCLAFLLVCVLSALSFFLHIHQDSFPHGLRLSILCPDRHLVTSPVAIFCLPGTPVGPNTSSSCPQNSASLSGTWTIYPDGRFGNQMGQYATLLALAQLNGRRAFILPAMHAALAPVFRITLPVLAPEVDSRTPWRELQLHDWMSEEYADLRDPFLKLSGFPCSWTFFHHLREQIRREFTLHDHLREEAQSVLGQLRLGLTGDRPRTFVGVHVRRGDYLQVMPQRWKGVVGDSAYLRQAMDWFRARHEAPVFVVTSNGMEWCKENIDTSQGDVTFAGDGQEATPWKDFALLTQCNHTIMTIGTFGFWAAYLAGGDTVYLANFTLPDSEFLKIFKPEAAFLPEWVGINADLSPLWTLAEP